In Nothobranchius furzeri strain GRZ-AD chromosome 19, NfurGRZ-RIMD1, whole genome shotgun sequence, the following are encoded in one genomic region:
- the hcn3 gene encoding potassium/sodium hyperpolarization-activated cyclic nucleotide-gated channel 2, producing MISPSRSIEDQKGVGESPAPKPELSRYRSWSSLRFSRWRSSSQRTNSPPGTPSPNTEKRSDVTRTLFSLVKTHNDDYSADPDGTLDIDGDGEGHIDDLLQDQSTYFQKQFGSMLQPGVNKFSLRMFGSHKGVAAEQERVKSFGVWIIHPYSDFRFYWDIVMLLLMMSNLVILPWGITFFEDQNTMPWIIFNVLSDTLFLMDLVFNFRTGILEGDSHIILDPKEIRIHYLRTWFMVDFISSIPVDYIFLIVDMESRHESSDVYRTARALRIVRFTKILSLLRLLRLSRLIRYIHQWEEIFHMTYDLASAVVRIVNLIGMMLLLCHWDGCLTFMVPMLQEFPSDCWVSKNNMVNATWHIQYSYALFMAMSHMLCIGYGAHPPEGMSDVWLTMISMVVGATCYAMFLGHATNLVQSLDASHRQYQEKYKQVEQYMSFHKLPADVRQRIHDYYEHRFQGKMFDEDSILGELSDPLKEEIVSYNCRGLVANMPLFANTDPHFVTVILTKLRFEVFQPADFVIREGTLGRKMYFIQHGTVTVIPRGSKEIRLSDGAYFGEICLLTQGRRTASVRADTYCRLYSLSVDDFNEVLEEHPLMRRAFESVAVERLDRVSRRPSYQPPSAESD from the exons ATGATCAGCCCATCCAGGAGTATAGAGGACCAGAAAGGTGTCGGTGAAAGCCCAGCTCCCAAACCAGAACTTTCCCGGTACCGCAGCTGGAGCAGCCTCCGCTTCTCCAGGTGGAGAAGCAGCTCCCAGAGGACCAACAGCCCTCCTGGTACCCCCTCCccaaacacagagaaaaggaGCGATGTGACCAGGACCCTCTTCTCCCTGGTCAAGACACATAACGATGACTACTCTGCAGACCCTGATGGCACGCTGGACATCGATGGAGACGGGGAAGGACACATCGATGACCTCCTGCAGGACCAGTCCACCTACTTCCAGAAGCAGTTTGGCTCCATGCTGCAGCCGGGGGTCAACAAGTTCTCCCTGCGCATGTTTGGAAGCCACAAGGGGGTCGCTGCAGAACAGGAAAGGGTCAAGAGCTTCGGAGTGTGGATCATCCACCCCTACAGTGACTTCAG ATTTTACTGGGACATTGTCATGCTCTTGTTGATGATGAGTAACCTGGTGATCCTGCCCTGGGGAATCACCTTCTTTGAAGACCAGAACACCATGCCCTGGATCATCTTCAACGTTCTGTCTGACACTCTCTTTCTTATGGATCTGGTTTTTAACTTCCGTACGGGAATCCTGGAGGGAGACAGCCACATTATCCTGGACCCCAAAGAGATCCGCATCCATTACCTCCGCACTTGGTTCATGGTGGACTTCATCTCCTCAATTCCTGTCGACTACATCTTTCTCATTGTGGACATGGAGTCCCGGCACGAGTCATCCGACGTTTACCGTACCGCCCGGGCTCTACGAATCGTGCGTTTCACTAAGATTCTCAGTCTGCTTCGTCTTCTCCGGCTTTCCCGACTCATCCGATACATCCACCAGTGGGAAGAG ATTTTCCACATGACCTATGACCTGGCCAGTGCTGTAGTGCGCATAGTCAACTTGATTGGAATGATGCTTCTGCTGTGCCACTGGGATGGCTGCCTGACTTTCATGGTTCCCATGCTGCAGGAATTTCCTTCAGACTGCTGGGTATCTAAAAACAACATGGTG AATGCTACCTGGCACATCCAGTACTCCTACGCCCTGTTCATGGCCATGAGTCACATGTTGTGTATAGGATATGGAGCTCACCCTCCTGAGGGCATGAGTGACGTCTGGCTCACCATGATCAGCATGGTGGTTGGAGCCACCTGCTATGCCATGTTCCTGGGTCACGCGACCAACCTGGTCCAATCCCTGGACGCGTCCCATCGCCAGTATCAAGAGAAG TATAAGCAAGTGGAACAGTACATGTCGTTCCATAAACTGCCAGCGGATGTAAGGCAGAGGATTCACGATTATTACGAGCATCGATTCCAAGGCAAGATGTTTGATGAGGACAGCATACTTGGAGAACTCAGCGATCCACTCAAGGAG GAGATCGTCAGTTATAACTGTCGAGGACTTGTAGCCAACATGCCGCTCTTTGCCAACACTGACCCTCACTTTGTGACTGTGATCCTGACCAAGCTGCGCTTTGAGGTCTTCCAACCAGCCGATTTTGTAATACGAGAAGGAACGCTGGGTCGGAAAATGTATTTCATCCAGCACGGCACTGTCACTGTCATCCCACGAGGCAGTAAGGAGATTAGGCTCAGCGATGGAGCGTATTTTGGAG AGATCTGCCTGCTAACTCAGGGACGGAGAACTGCCAGCGTGAGGGCTGACACCTACTGTCGGCTGTATTCCCTAAGTGTGGATGATTTCAACGAGGTCCTGGAAGAGCACCCCCTGATGAGGAGGGCGTTTGAAAGCGTGGCCGTGGAACGACTGGACCGAGTTTCACGCAGACCCAGTTAtcagcctccatctgctgaaTCGGACTGA
- the ndufv1 gene encoding NADH dehydrogenase [ubiquinone] flavoprotein 1, mitochondrial, with the protein MLSLSRSVLCGVVRAPAAVCQGGVTTISRFNSTAQSTPKKTKFGPLADEDRIFTNLYGRHDWRLKGALRRGDWYKTKEILLKGVDWILNEIKVSGLRGRGGAGFPTGMKWSFMNKPSDGRPKYLVVNADEGEPGTCKDREIMRHDPHKLVEGCLVAGRAMGARAAYIYIRGEFYNESSNLQVAIHEAYAAGLIGKNACGSGYDFDVFVMRGAGAYICGEETALIESLEGKQGKPRLKPPFPADVGVFGCPTTVANVETVSVAPTICRRGGTWFAGFGRERNSGTKLFNISGHVNTPCTVEEEMSIPLKELVERHAGGVRGGWDNLLAVIPGGSSTPLIPKNVCEEVLMDFDGLIQAQTGLGTAALIVMDKSTDVIKAIARLLEFYKHESCGQCTPCREGVDWMNKMMWRFVRGDARPSEIDMIWEISKQVEGHTICALGDGAAWPVQGLIRHFRPVMESRIAEHKQKQQAMA; encoded by the exons ATGTTGTCCTTGTCTCGATCAGTGCTGTGTGGGGTGGTACGCGCCCCAGCTGCTGTCTGCCAGGGCGGAGTGACTACCATCTCCAGGTTCAACAGCACAGCACAA AGTACTCCTAAGAAAACAAAATTTGGGCCACTGGCAGATGAGGACAGAATTTTCACAAATCTTTATGGCCGTCATGACTGGAG GTTGAAAGGGGCGCTGAGACGTGGCGACTGGTACAAAACCAAGGAGATTCTTTTGAAAGGGGTCGACTGGATTCTTAATGAGATCAAGGTTTCTGGTCTGCGTGGGAGAGGAGGAGCGGGTTTCCCCACTGGCATGAAGTGGAGTTTCATGAACAAGCCCAGCGATGGTCG TCCAAAGTATCTGGTTGTGAATGCAGACGAGGGAGAGCCAGGCACCTGTAAGGACAGGGAGATCATGCGACATGACCCACACAAGCTGGTGGAGGGCTGCCTGGTGGCTGGAAGGGCCATGGGGGCGCGTGCTGCTTATATCTATATCAGAGGAGAGTTCTACAACGAGTCCTCCAACCTGCAG GTGGCCATCCACGAGGCCTACGCTGCTGGCCTGATCGGCAAGAACGCCTGTGGCTCTGGTTATGATTTTGATGTTTTTGTGATGCGTGGCGCTGGAGCGTACATCTGTGGAGAGGAGACTGCTCTTATTGAGTCTCTGGAGGGAAAGCAAGGGAAACCCCGCCTGAAGCCTCCATTTCCTGCAGATGTTG GTGTATTCGGTTGCCCAACAACTGTTGCCAATGTGGAGACCGTATCAGTGGCACCCACCATCTGTCGCCGTGGAGGCACTTGGTTTGCAGGCTTTGGCAGAGAGAGAAACTCCGGAACGAAACTCTTCAACATCTCTGGCCACGTTAACACCCCCTGTACTGTAGAGGAGGAGATGTCCATCCCTCTGAAGGAGCTGGTGGAGAGGCACGCAG GCGGCGTGCGTGGCGGTTGGGATAACCTGCTGGCTGTGATCCCCGGAGGATCCTCAACTCCCCTCATCCCTAAGAATGTCTGTGAAGAGGTGCTGATGGACTTTGATGGCCTGATTCAAGCCCAGACTGGGCTCGGGACAGCTGCTCTTATTGTTATGGACAAATCT ACTGATGTTATCAAAGCCATCGCTCGTCTGTTGGAGTTCTACAAGCATGAGAGCTGTGGCCAGTGCACACCATGCAgagaag GAGTGGACTGGATGAATAAGATGATGTGGCGTTTTGTGCGTGGCGACGCTCGACCATCAGAGATTGACATGATTTGGGAGATCAGTAAGCAGGTTGAGGGTCACACGATCTGCGCTCTGGGTGATGGTGCAGCATGGCCCGTGCAG GGATTGATCAGACACTTCAGACCTGTGATGGAAAGCCGGATTGCTGAACACAAGCAAAAGCAACAGGCCATGGCTTAG